CAGAAAAGAGTACATTTTTAGAAACGGCTTATCTCTTGATCTGGGGTGAATTGCCCACATCCGAAGAATTGGCAGCATTTGAGTCTGAGGTTCGCAGTCACAGGCGGATCAAATATCGCATTAGCGACATGATGAAATGCTTTCCCGAAAGTGGTCACCCAATGGATGCTTTGCAAGCCTCTGCGGCTGCATTGGGCTTGTTTTATTCACGCCGGGATTTGAACAATCCAATTTACATTCGGGATGCTGTTGTTCGCCTGATAGCCAAGATTCCCACAATGGTGGCGGCTTTCCAATTGATGCGAAACGGTAATGATGCGGTACGCCCCCAAGATGATTTGGATTATGCCGCTAATTTTTTGTATATGCTCAATGAGAAAGAACCCGATGCACTGGCGGCGCGAATCTTTGATATCTGCTTGATACTTCACGCCGAACACACGATGAATGCTTCCACATTCAGTGCTAGAGTCACAGCCTCTACCCTAACAGATCCATACGCTGTAGTTGCTAGTGCGGTAGGAACATTAGGGGGACCACTACACGGAGGGGCGAATGAAGAAGTGATTCAGATGTTAGAAGCGATTGGTTGTGTGGAAAATGTTCGTCCTTATATTGAGGATTGTCTCGAACGCAAAGCCAAGATTATGGGGTTTGGTCATCGCGTGTACAAGGTAAAAGATCCACGCGCCACAATTCTACAAAATATGGCAGAGAAACTGTTTGACAAGTTCAGTCCGGATAAATACTATGACATTGCCCAAGAAATGGAACGAGTTGTAGAGGAAAAACTGGGACACAAAGGCATTTATCCTAATGTTGACTTTTATTCCGGTTTAGTGTATTTGAAATTGGGAATCCCGACAGACTTGTTTACACCAATCTTTGCGATCGCCCGTGTTGCCGGTTGGCTAGCCCATTGGAAAGAACAACTCGAAGAAAACCGAATTTATCGTCCCACCCAAGTTTACAACGGCAAACATTCTATTCTTTACACCCCAATTGAGAAGAGGTAGGGGATTTTGGATTTTGGATTTTGGATTGGGGATTGGGGATTTTGGATTGGGGATTGGGAATTAAAAAACTTCTCTAACCCCTACCCCCTACCCCCTAACCTCTACCCCCGATCAAAAAATCCCTATTCATACCATAAGTAGAAATTCTCGTTGAGCGCGTAAGGGACTCAAACGATCCAACGATATACTAGGCATGGGAATCGCAAAAGATCTTAAATTTTGCGTGATTTAGACAGAAATAGTAAGAGGTGAATTTACAGTTATTAACATACAAGGGTCAAGGATAAGGATAAAGGATGAAGGATAAAGATGAATTCAGGAATTGATCTGCAAGGAACATTTATTGAATCCCTCATGGAGTTAGGGCTGCCCGCCGATGCCGCTAAAGCCATTTGGATGCCACTACCGATGATACTAATGATAATTGGTGCCACGGTAGGGGTACTAGTCTGCGTTTGGCTGGAACGAAAGATTTCAGCAGCAGCACAGCAGAGAATTGGTCCTGAGTACATAGGTCCTTTTGGTTTGCTGGCACCTGTAGCAGATGGTCTGAAGCTGGTTTTTAAAGAAGATGTGGTGCCAGCCAAGTCCGACAGAATACTATTTACCCTCGGTCCAATCATTGTCAC
This genomic interval from Scytonema hofmannii PCC 7110 contains the following:
- a CDS encoding citrate synthase, whose protein sequence is MMVCEFKPGLDGIPAAQSSISSVDGHSGILEYRGIRIEELAEKSTFLETAYLLIWGELPTSEELAAFESEVRSHRRIKYRISDMMKCFPESGHPMDALQASAAALGLFYSRRDLNNPIYIRDAVVRLIAKIPTMVAAFQLMRNGNDAVRPQDDLDYAANFLYMLNEKEPDALAARIFDICLILHAEHTMNASTFSARVTASTLTDPYAVVASAVGTLGGPLHGGANEEVIQMLEAIGCVENVRPYIEDCLERKAKIMGFGHRVYKVKDPRATILQNMAEKLFDKFSPDKYYDIAQEMERVVEEKLGHKGIYPNVDFYSGLVYLKLGIPTDLFTPIFAIARVAGWLAHWKEQLEENRIYRPTQVYNGKHSILYTPIEKR